CTGTGCTCCCCGCCCCCCGGACCCCAGGGCCACACTGGGTCACAGgtgatgctgggggtggggggtggggagctctgCCGGCCTCTGGCCAGGGTCTCTGCCCAGCAGGTGTGGGTAGCTAGGGTGATATTGAGGCAGAGGCCGCCACAGCCTCTCCTGGTCCCTTTCCGTGGCTGCCCCGCGGGCCACACTCACCAACTTTCTCTGGTTGCTGAGGCAGAAGGTACAGATCTGTTTGGGCTGGGCGTTCTCGCCgtcgcggggcgggggcggcgggggcggcggcggcggggggctgCCCGGGCGCGCGGCGTGGAAGAAAGCAGGCCCCGAGTGGCAGGGCTGCCCGTCGCCGCACGCCTCGCCCACCAGCAGCACGTTGCCCAGGTGCGAGATGTAGCTGGAGGCCAGGCGCAGCGTCTCGATCTTGGAGAGCTTGCGGTCGGCCGGCTCCGTGGGGATGAGCGTGCGCAGCGCCGTGAAGGCCGTGTTCACGCTGTTGGTGCGGTCCCGCTCGCGCGCGTTCGCCGTGTGCCGCTGCCGGGGCTCTCGGCCGGGCCGGCCCCCGGGCCCCGCcgcgccgccccccgcccgcctgcCCCCGGCCCGCCTCCGGGCGCCCTGGAGGCCGCAGCGCGCGGCGTGCACGCGGCAGGGCTTCTCGTCGGAGCCCGAGCTCTCGCTGCCGCGGTCCTCGTCCTCCGACAGCGGGCTCACCTCGGGGTACAGGTAGCGGCCGGGCGGCGCCGAGCGCAGCATGGCGAAGGACATGGGGCCGGCGGGCGCGCCGTCAGCTCCGCCTCGCGCAGCGCATGCCGCCCGCCGCGCGGCCGCCCGGGGCCGGGGAGGCGAGACCGGGGAGGCGCGGGTCTCGGGGGCCCGCGGTGGCGGCTGCGGCGCCGCGCGCACGTGTGCGTCCCGGGCTGGAGCGGGGCCGCGGGCCGGGCCTTTATAGTGGCGGCGGCCCCTCCCCCGCGCCGGCCCgccctcctccccgcctcccAGCCCCCGGAGGCCGCGCGGAGCAGGGGCCCTCGTCCCTCTGCCTTCTCGCGCCACGCTGAAGGAGCCTGGAGCATCTCGCTGTCTCTGGGGGCCGTGGGGGAGTGGGAGTCCCCTTCTGGGGGGCGGCGTGCGGGGGCTCTGccgccctccctctctgcctcagcaGGGGGCAGGAGGGTCAAGTGGGACCCATGACCCAGGCAGGTCTTCTCCCCTGGCGCTGGTGCCGGGCCACACCCTGTTTGTCTGGTCTCTCTCGCTCCTGTGTACACTTGGGCCTTTTGTGGCAGGCAGAGTGCGGAGGGGCGCAAAGCCCTGCGGGGCTGGAGCTCACCCCACCATCCaaggctgcccccacccccggttTGCGTGGGGTCGCTGGGTGGCCCAGCCTCCCGGTGTCAGCCGTGCCCTCCAGCTGTGGCCCAGACTGTGCCTTCTGCCTGACACCCTGCTCTCTGCCGGCTCGCGCTGTGCCCTGCTGTGGGGCGACCTAGCTGTTCCCTTGGTGCTCGCTCTGGGGTCTGTCCGATTCAGGGgtggcgccccccacccccatgcagaGAAGGAAGGCCGGGGGCACAGGAGGTGTCCCCGAAGGATGGTCCCGCTGGGACCACGGAAGTTGGTTGACTAGGGCAGGCAGGTGCAGGGGGCCGAGTTCAGGGGGTCCTGTGCTCCTGCAAGGGGCCCCTGGGCTCCCCACTGTGCTCAGTCTCCTctgggcccctccccctgtggcCACTGTTCAGGAAGCAGCCGCCTGGGCAGCAGTCTCTGTGCTGGGCGGAGAGAGGGTGGTGGCTGGCAGGGGCCTCGACCAGGAATGTGTGTCCAGGAATGTGGCtgctgtggtgggggggggcaggatcagggagggctggggggggCGTCCACAAATGCCTGCAGGGCAGAACGCAGTGGCTTCTGTCTCCCCTTGGAGCGGGTTAGCAGGGTCTTCCCTGAGTCCCTGCCCGTGGCTACCCATTTTTGCCTAAGGCCCCCACCAGGGGAGGGAGCCCATGGGCGATGAGGTCACCCTTGTCTGTGGCTGCCCAGAGTCCTGGCCAAGGAATCTGGGGGGAGGCTCTGGGGTTGGCACCACTTCAGTGGAAAA
Above is a genomic segment from Mustela lutreola isolate mMusLut2 chromosome 3, mMusLut2.pri, whole genome shotgun sequence containing:
- the SCX gene encoding basic helix-loop-helix transcription factor scleraxis; this translates as MSFAMLRSAPPGRYLYPEVSPLSEDEDRGSESSGSDEKPCRVHAARCGLQGARRRAGGRRAGGGAAGPGGRPGREPRQRHTANARERDRTNSVNTAFTALRTLIPTEPADRKLSKIETLRLASSYISHLGNVLLVGEACGDGQPCHSGPAFFHAARPGSPPPPPPPPPPPRDGENAQPKQICTFCLSNQRKLSKDRDRKTTIRS